Within the Arthrobacter caoxuetaonis genome, the region ATGAACCTCCGGTTCCAGCACGTAGTTCAGGAACGCCATGGCAGCTTCCTTGTTCTGCGAAGACTTCAGCACGGTCATGGTGTCCACCCAGAGGTCGCTGCCCTCTTCGGGAACGGTGAACTTGATGTTCGGGTCCTCGGCGATGCCGTAGTTGCACCAGCCGTCCCAGGCTTCGGTCAGCACGGCTTCGCCGGTGACGAGCTTGGAGTAGAAGGTGGTGTCATCGAAGGAGAGCAGGGTGGGCTTGGTGGCGGTGAGCTGCTCCTTTACTGCTTCGAGCTCAGCGGGATCCTCGGAGTTCACCGAGTAGCCCAGCGCCTTCAGGGCAGGCAGGGCCATCCAGCGTTCGGTGGAGAGCATGGTGGTCTTCCCGGCTGCTTCCGCGGACGGTTCCAGGAGGTCGTTCCAGGACGTCGGCTCTGCCGGCAGCAGGTCCGAGCGGTAGCAGAGGCCGGTGGTGCCCCAGGCGTACGGCAGGGAGAAGGTGTTGCCGTCGTCGTATGCCATTTCCATGGCCTCCGGGTAGAGGTTCTCAATGTTGGGTATGAGGGAGTGGTCCAGTTCCTGGAGCATTCCGCCTTCATTGAGGGCCTGGGCGTACTGGCCGGAGACGAAGGCGACGTCGATCCCCGAGTCGCCGCCGGCGGTCAGCTTGGCCATGATTTCTTCATTCGTGGCGTGGTGGACGATTTGCACCGGCACACCGGTCTCAGCCTCGAAGGTCTCCGCGAGGTCCTCGGGGTAGTAGTCGGCCCAGATGCCGACCACAAGCTCCTGCTGGCTGATGTCGGCCTCGGGATCCAGGTCCGCTGGTTGGCTTCCGCCGCCGCAGGCTGACAGCGCCAGGACTGCTGTCACGGCGACAGCACTGCGCTTGATGTGCTCGAAACTCACGGTCACTCCTTCTGGACGTGAGTGGCACACGTCACCTCGGCTGTGGTTGGTGAACTGATCTTTGCATTAGAGTTCAAGGAATACAACGGTTGTTTTAGGCTGTAACAAGCATTTAACAAACGGTTCTTGAAACTTTTGTGTAAGGAATGTGAGGGTGGGGTTATGCATGAACTAAGGACCCCGCACGGCCGCATCCGGCTGGAAACCGACGGCGTGCTCACACCTTTGGGGTCCGCCGGCGAGCCGGCTGCCGCGGGATCAGGGCTGGCCGCAGACCTGGTGGCAGCGGTTCTGTCCGGGGCGCCGGATGGCCTTGAATGCTCACCCGGGGAGCTTCGAATAGTGCGGACTCCGCTGCCCGCCGCCGTTGCTGCCACTGACGAATCCGCTGTCGCCGTGGACATGACCAACCTGTCCGTCGTCGTCGGCGGGGACAAGATCGTCAAGCTTGTCCGTTCCTGGGGCGGCGCGAACCGGTCGGCGCGGCTTCTGACCCGTCTCGCGGAAGCCGGTGTGGAGGCCGTCCCGGGATATTTTGGGTCCTTGGACTGGCATCACCCGACGCGGGGGCAGGGGACACTTGCCCTGGTCAGCGCCGTCGTTCCGGATGCAGCGGATGGCTGGAGCTGGGCAGTGGACGACGTCGTGTCCTGGTTCCAGGGCGGTGAGGCGCCGCGGTGGCCGGCGGAGCTGGGACGGCTTACTGCCGAAGTCCACACGGTGCTGCTGGAAGCGGGTGCGGCCGCGCCGCCGGCGGCCGCGCAGGTGCGGAAGCGGGCGTCGGACGTCCTGGACCAGGCACTGTCCGTGACCGACGGCGACCCGGGCCTCCGGCTTACCCGCCGTGCGTCAGCGCTGAAGGACATCCTGGATGCGATTCCAGAGACAGCAGCTCCGGCGTTCGACCTGCACGGTGACCTGCACGTGGGGCAGATCCTGCGCGCCGGCGGGAACTACTGGCTGCTGGATTTCGACGGCGATCCCCAGCTGTCAGCTGCTGAACGTGACCTGCCGGACACGGCTGCCCGCGACGTCGCGCATCTCGCGGCAAGCTTCGACATGGTTGCGTCTGTTGCTGCCAAGAGGATCCAGGCATCGGAGCCGCAAGCACTGCGGCGGCTGTACGGCTGGTCGCGGGATGCCACCGGGGAAATGGTGGCGTCCTACCGCGAGGCAGCACGGGAAGCCGGCGTTCCGGACCTTCTGGATGAGGCAATGCTCCCCGGGCTCATCGCTGAACAGCTGCTTCGGGAACTCATCTATGCGCACCGCTTCCTGCCTCGTTGGGGGTATGCCGCGGACGGCGCCATCACTCACCGATTTCCCCCAGACCAGACATCACAGCACAAGGAGCCCGCGTGGACACCGCCCGCTTTGCCGAGGACCTGAACACGGTCCCGGACTAT harbors:
- a CDS encoding polyamine ABC transporter substrate-binding protein — encoded protein: MSFEHIKRSAVAVTAVLALSACGGGSQPADLDPEADISQQELVVGIWADYYPEDLAETFEAETGVPVQIVHHATNEEIMAKLTAGGDSGIDVAFVSGQYAQALNEGGMLQELDHSLIPNIENLYPEAMEMAYDDGNTFSLPYAWGTTGLCYRSDLLPAEPTSWNDLLEPSAEAAGKTTMLSTERWMALPALKALGYSVNSEDPAELEAVKEQLTATKPTLLSFDDTTFYSKLVTGEAVLTEAWDGWCNYGIAEDPNIKFTVPEEGSDLWVDTMTVLKSSQNKEAAMAFLNYVLEPEVHSWAAENILYKVPNKAAMEALDPELLTTYPNLAMTPAELAEQEVIVDLGDYSTEYTRLATEISAK